A genome region from Purpureocillium takamizusanense chromosome 8, complete sequence includes the following:
- a CDS encoding RING-type E3 ubiquitin transferase (BUSCO:EOG092614ZG~EggNog:ENOG503NV00~COG:O), with protein sequence MPSYFYHLKFELYPTPDPTGRPAALAEQTRGVYLPSNEASAFDDFPSHPRPDRPTSRVIPRFNNYKVGDRQASAAPLADESVRRTSARGVIDCGDTRAPDHEDGRTVEVVPERQWLARTESYPPPLPTAAIKPQTAVQDWRFGRVSLESFDPLSPDDMAEETSRSSSAAAPTLGPSFGGAGTATKAEYVPLEGRYTELGWGVVHFYREGDESPELNAPEQNIYEADEPGGEDSCTTLCIPAVPAYMTPGDFMGFVGDRWMGGISHCRMVMTSRMNRYLVLLKFRDGKRAKQWRKEFDGKVFNSMEPQVCHAVFVKSITFETPTRPQRSDNAEASTSSTVSNSLKPFPPPTPNLIELPTCPVCLERMDETNGLMTIPCSHVFHCSCLQNWKGAGCPVCRFTSASSEGSVSDPDNPYSQPFGSSASNLCSVCDCTDDLWICLICGYVGCGRYKGGHAKDHWKETAHCFALELETQHVWDYAGDMWVHRLIRDKGDGKVVELPGRGNPRGHHEEEDVVPRAKLENIGLEYTHLITSQLESQRAYYEDLISKTVDKAAKASAIAESSAAQSSKTMERLRDLEDKYKTLSAETMPQLERDLERERSKAAKSETLARSLGKSLQEEKRVNEGLLKRIEHLGAESEAVRKTLEELKTENAELKEMNRDLSMFISGQEKLKELEQEGQLEEGEVAGGSASVPEKKARRRRK encoded by the exons ATGCCTTCGTACTTTTATCACTTGAAGTTCGAGCTATACCCTACTCCAGACCCCACGGGTCgtccggcggcgctcgcggagCAGACCAGAGGCGTCTACCTGCCGAGCAACGAGGCGTCGGCCTTTGACGATTTCCCATCACACCCGCGGCCCGATCGACCGACTTCAAGAGTGATACCTCGATTCAACAACTATAAAGTTGGCGACAGGCAGGCGTCAGCGGCTCCCCTGGCAGACGAGAGCGTACGGCGAACctcggcgcgcggcgtcatAGACTGCGGAGACACGCGAGCGCCAGACCAcgaggacgggcggacggtAGAGGTCGTGCCCGAGAGACAGTGGCTCGCACGGACGGAGAGCtacccgccgcctctgccgacggcagcgatAAAGCCGCAGACTGCGGTTCAGGATTGGCGGTTCGGCCGCGTCAGTCTCGAGTCCTTTGACCCCTTGTCGCCGGACGACATGGCTGAGGAGACGAGCAGGAGTAGttcagcagcggcaccaacTCTCGGCCCTTCGTTTggaggcgccggcaccgcgaCCAAGGCGGAGTACGTGCCGCTCGAGGGTCGGTATACGGAGCTGGGATGGGGCGTCGTTCACTTCTACAGAGAGGGTGATGAGTCCCCAGAGCTGAATGCTCCAGAACAAAATATCTATGAGGCGGACGAGCCGGGGGGTGAGGACTCGTGCACGACGCTTTGCATCCCGGCCGTGCCGGCGTACATGACGCCGGGCGACTTCATGGGCTTCGTGGGAGACCGGTGGATGGGCGGCATTAGCCACTGCCGGATGGTTATGACATCGCGGATGAACCGCTACCTGGTACTGCTCAAGTTTCGAGACGGCAAGAGGGCGAAGCAGTGGAGGAAGGAATTCGACGGCAAGGTGTTTAACTCGATGGAG CCGCAAGTCTGCCACGCGGTGTTTGTCAAGTCGATAACCTTTGAGACGCCGACACGACCACAACGGAGCGACAATGCTGAGGCTTCCACATCGTCGACCGTGTCCAACAGCCTAAAACCGTTcccgcccccgacgccgaATCTGATCGAGCTGCCGACGTGCCCAGTCTGTCTGGAGCGCATGGACGAGACCAACGGTCTCATGACCATTCCGTGTTCTCATGTCTTTCACTGTAGCTGCTTGCAGAACTGGAAAGGCGCCGGGTGTCCGGTGTGTCGCTTCACGAGCGCCTCATCAGAAGGGTCCGTGAGCGACCCAGACAACCCATACTCCCAGCCATTTGGTTCATCGGCCTCGAACCTCTGCAGCGTCTGCGACTGCACTGACGATCTTTGGATCTGTCTCATATGCGGCTACGTCGGTTGCGGCCGCTACAAGGGCGGGCACGCAAAAGATCATTGGAAAGAGACGGCGCACTGCTTTGCCCTGGAGCTCGAGACGCAGCATGTGTGGGACTATGCTGGTGACATGTGGGTGCACAGGCTCATCCGCGATAAGGGCGACGGCAAAGTGGTGGAGCTGCCGGGGCGTGGGAATCCCAGGGGCCATcacgaagaagaagacgtgGTGCCGCGGGCCAAGTTGGAGAACATCGGGCTGGAGTACACCCATCTCATTACGAGCCAGCTGGAGTCCCAACGCGCGTACTACGAGGATCTGATCAGCAAGACGGTGGACAAGGCAGCCAAAGCATCGGCGATAGCGgagagcagcgcggcgcagtCGTCCAAGACGATGGAGCGGCTGAGggacctcgaggacaagtATAAGACTCTCAGTGCGGAGACGATGCCGCAGCTGGAGCGCGACCTGGAGCGCGAGCGGAGCAAGGCGGCCAAGTCGGAGACCCTGGCGCGCAGCCTAGGCAAGTCGTtgcaggaggagaagcggGTGAACGAGGGGCTGCTGAAGCGCATCGAGCATCTCGGGGCGGAGAGCGAGGCGGTGCGCAAGAcgctggaggagctcaagaCGGAGAATgcggagctcaaggagatgAACCGGGACCTCAGCATGTTCATATCCGGGcaggagaagctcaaggagctggagcaggAGGGCCAGTTAGAGGAGGGAGAGGTCGCGGGCGGGAGCGCGAGCGtgccggagaagaaggcaagaaggaggaggaagtgA